Within Anopheles cruzii unplaced genomic scaffold, idAnoCruzAS_RS32_06 scaffold00686_ctg1, whole genome shotgun sequence, the genomic segment CGAGAGAATTAGCGAGCAAGCCTAACGCGTTGGCGGCGATGGGAGTTCCATGTGTTGGTACAAGTCGACAAGAACAGCGGTGGTAGGCAGCGTGGAGCACACGCTGGAGCATCGACGTTGGTCATTCTGGTGTGATCGCTTGAAGCGAAAGATTGTCAAGATGGAGGAGAGACTGGAGGTGGTAAAGCAGGAGAAGCAGGAAGCTAACAGCATGAGTGCAGAGACAGTTGGAGCGGAGAgtggccagcagagagagcTGGAGGTGAATGCAGTGAAGAGAGAGACGGGTGTTGGAGGGCGAGAGACTCCGTTTAGGGGAAATGGACCGATGCGAAGTGCAGGACCAGAGAGAAGCTGTTTTAAGTGTGGACTGGTGCACCGGGCTCGCGAATGCAAGGCATTTAGGGCAAAATGCTTTAACTGCGGACTGAATGGGCACTTCGCGAGAAGGTGCAACAGGAGTGGACCTCGCAAGTGGCAGAGCGAAGTGACCAAGGGGGAGGCCCCGTAAAGCAGGTGGATAGTAACAGAGATGGTGTGGGAGAGAAGTAGGAGATATGACGCTACTGGTACTTataagttgtttatttttgctgatttgtttggttaaattcATGTCTTTCAGGAAGGAGAACCGTTGGTGAAGCGATTATAGAGGCAGGCGGACGACCCACGTATGGTGGAGGGCAGAATAGTAGCCGGAAGCATCATATTTTTACTAAAAACGGGAACGTCGGTAAACACGGTGATGGAAGGAGTGTGGTGGAACATCAGAGAGGGCTCAGCGGCTTGCGTGCGATATTGGACGCCAAatccggaggagcagctgaaAGGATATGGAAGTGCGGGCAGGCTGAAGAAAGAGAGTCGATATCCACAGTTGCATAGGGAGGCGTTAGCCATAGTATGGGCAATGGAAAGATGTGCATTTTACTTGATAGGCAGAAGATTCTTACTCAAGTCAGATGGTGAGGCGcttatgtttatgttaaaaaaaaaaaaaaaaaaagggaaagattAAAGATGTAGGAAAGCGTATCATGTCTAGAGCAGAAGGGTGGTTTTTGAGAATTCAGCATTTTGATTTCGTGTGTGAGCATGTTGCGGGTTTCGAAAAAATATTGCAGATGCACCGTCTAGACTGATTGAGCATTGCGATGATCCGCAGTTTGGGAGCGAGTTAGAGCCCCATGAGTTGTTTAGTGTAGAGGCGGATACGAAACTGATTGGTAGGCAAAGGTTTGCTCTAACAGCAAAGCAAATTAAGCAGGAGTTGGATAGAGATGAAACGGCACGTTTAGTAATAGAAGTAATAGAACGGCTGGGTAGAGAAGGTGAATGGCCGGAAGGAATAAGAGGATGGATTTGGCCTTTTGAAAAGGTAAGATGGAGAGTTGAGGGACAGAGATAGGACAAAGGATGATAAAAGAAGAAGTGCCAAACCTATGGATTTAGGAATAGGTGATAGAATAGGAATAGGTGGATAGCTAGTGatgcagagaaagagagagaagctggATTCTCTATATGAGAAAGGGGTACATGAGGTTATAGCGATGGAAGGAGCTGATAGGGTAACAATGCGTGAATTGGAGTTCGGGGGAGTGAGAGTCAGgaatataaaatgtttcaaaggtTTGTGAAAAGAGAGGAGGTGAACGGTAGAGGGGTAGGAGCAGAGTAGAACTTGACAATCAGAGGAGAGATAGCATCAAAGGTTGGGGTAGTAACAGTACAGATTAAGAAAACCGAATAGATTGATAGAGACGTGAATTGTTGCGGTAGTGTATACGtcgtgctctgtgtgtgcaaggGGAGGATGTGGCATATACGAATAGGAATGGAATTGGTATGTGTGAATTGGTGAGCGCGGTCAGTCTGACGATGGACATAGACGTGGAAGGTTGTGTCCGAGAGCTGCTGGAGCGGCatagtgaataataataaagtataaGGATATCACAGTCATGAGTAAGTTCAATAGTATAATTTCAATCTAAAACGACTtatcataatcataatttatAGATCAAACCCAAACAACAGAACAACTCGGGAACATGCGACATGATGTATTGTACTTGTGGTGGCAGTGTATGTACTACAAATCGCGTACGCTGACCCCGGAGGCGAGAAGGAAgcatcaaaaaaggattagtGATTTTTTAAGTAATAATatataaggctggggaaaaagtaatccattatttttgggtgacattgaaaactgtatttaagaaGTTTGgttggtccgatttacgtcaaatatgcaccgttttgttggatttttttgtcttttcaaaggtaggttCGTAATGCATCTCTTATAGCGACAAACTCTAGCAATCTTTgttcacaatccttttttgatctcagtttttcatcattcaggaaatGTTGTATTGAGCGAAAAaagtgtcaatcgcttggtgcaaggtccagACTATACGTTGGATatattaaaacttcccaaccaagctccagTACTTTCTCGCGAGTCACtaaagatgatgatgcaacacaatttttcttctaTCGGCCGATTCTGGTAGtttttggtcaattgctagcttcgaacgattcagtaattgacaatagaggtctgaatttagtgtggctacacggaagcgactcataataaacgattcctttcaagtccgGTCCCATCCTATACCTAGTAGACCCTTTCTGGCtgtgagtcctggtttgaccaccgttTGAGCTACTTCACCAAGATTTGGCCACGATTGTTTGCACGCAGTATTGTCGTATGCATCCCATTTCTCAACCTCAGTACCCattcgtttaagaaatggatcgatttcattccgtttggccaaaattgcgcagatggaaaatcgatccaccatgttttttatgttaatctgattactaacatgccgatcaactttgattattttttaacgacattttcgacggcgcGTCTGCCTGGacgaggtgcatctttaacataaaaaataactgaaacgggtcgatgAAACCAAAcctgttagagtatcggcaccatcaAAAACCTAAATTCATCAATCCAAAATTTGAatctgtacgatcgatacttcacgagatatcgaccACTAAAGCCATCGACCGAGAAAacaatggatttctttttagccattATAATATTATAAACTTTCCTAGAAAATCCAATCCCCTCTTGAAGAGACCTTTCTGTCCGAGAGAGTTTTGCGAAGCAAAAATtgagaaatgtaaaaaatgcTTCACGCTACCAAAGCAAGCCTTGAGCGGCAGAAATGGCGACGATTAGTGGCACCCGAATGGCACCACTAATCTTGAACCGGACATCAATTGGCCGAGCACTAACCCACTAATGCGTATGTTCCCCCCATTCCTGTCGATTACAGCTCCACCGTCACGATAACGATACCGCGCGAGGAAGCGTACCAGGAGCGGTACCAGAAGTGGTGCCTCGGCATACCGCCGCGCTGTTCCGCGTACCGGATCAAGATCCGGACGGTGAACGAaacgaccaccatcatcaagCAGCAGATCGTGAAGAAGTGCTGCGTCGGCTACACGCTGTCCGAGGACGGGATGCGCTGTGTGCCGGAGTGTAAGGCGGGTTGCCGGCACGGTCAGTGCGTCGAGCCGGATTACTGCCGGTGCGAGCAGGGATACGCAGGGAAAACGTGCAACATCCGTAAGTGACACCGTGGCCACCCGGGGAACCGTTCGATGATTGACTCTCCCTTTTCCCTCTGTTGCAGAATGTCCACCCAATCTGTGGGGATCGGATTGCTCGCAGCGGTGCAAGTGCACGAACAACTCGACCTGTAACGCGGCCGACGGTAGCTGCTGGTGTCAGCGTGGCTTCAAGGGTCAGTACTGCGAGGAGACGTGCGCCAGCGACCGGTTCGGGCAGGACTGTGCCGAGCGCTGCCAGTGTCACAACGGTGGCAAGTGCGATCACGTGTCGGGCGAATGCTACTGTGCCGCAGGCTTCACCGGACCACTGTAAGGACACACCACGGTGCTCCACTCCCGGTGCTGTTGGTGCAATTCTCACGATtgattcttgttttttttagcTGCACCGAGAGCTGTCCTGCAGGGACGCATGGAGCCCAGTGCCAGTCCAAGTGTCGCTGCCAGAACGGCGGGACGTGCGATCCAGTGACGGGTGAGTGTATCTGCCCGGCCGGTTACACCGGGACGGTATGCGCGAACCGCTGCCAACCGGGTCGCTACGGGTTGAAGTGTGCGGAGCGGTGCGAGTGCTTTAATGGAGCCGACTGTGACCGGGTGACGGGCCAGTGTAGCTGTGCGCCCGGCTTCATGGGGTCCAAGTGTCTCGATTCTTGCCCGCACAATCGGTACGGTATCGATTGTAGCGAAACGTGCCGCTGCCAGAACGGGGCCACCTGTGACACGTCGGATGGGCGGTGCACGTGTGCGGACGGGTGGACCGGGGCGGACTGTGGTCAGCGGCTGTGTCCAGCGAAACGATTCGGCGCCAACTGCACCGAGCAGTGCGAGTGCGAATGGAACAACACGAAAATGTACggacaccacgacgacggaacggcgGGCTGCTTCCCCGCGGGATTATCCGATTGTTGCTtactttcgattttgtttttggttttctttttttggtttggtggtgTGTCCCCCCTTCGTTCGGTTCCCGAATCTGCGCAGGTGCCACCCGTGGACCGGAAAGTGCCTGTGTCAGCCGGGCTGGAGCAACAGTGCCTGCGATCGGCCGTGCCGCTTCCTGCGCTACGGCCAGGACTGCCAGCTGCCGTGCAAGTGCAAGAACTCGTCGCCCTGTTCGCACATCGATGGTTGGTTTCGGAGTTTGCTATTTGTTTTTAACGGTTTTATGTTCTTTCTAACCCACATTCCACCGCGTTCTACGCTCCATGTCCATTTATTTGtgtcttttatttattttactatattttctttttccattttcggttTGAATCATTCTTGggatcgatcgtcgtcgtcgtggtcgtcgccgtcgccgacacAGGAACGTGTCTGTGTATATCCGGGTTCAAGGGAGACAACTGTGAGGAACCGTGCTCCAACAACACGTACGGTCAGAACTGCAGCGAACGGTGCCAGTGCATGAACGGGGCCACGTGCGAGGGCGACTCGGGCAAGTGCTTTTGTGCGGCCGGCTGGCAGGGCATCAAGTGTGACCGGCCGTGTGACGCGCAGCACTTTGGGGCCGACTGCCGGGAGCAGTGTCGGTGCGGGAACGCTGGCGTCTGCAATCCGGTCAATGGGCAGTGCAGttgcccggccggctggacCGGGGAGCTGTGCGAGCAAAAGTGCTCGTCCGGTCGGTTCGGCCAGAACTGTGGCCAGGTGTGCGATTGCCACTTGGAGAACACGCTGGTCTGCAATGcgaccaccggccggtgtATCTGCAAAGCGGATTGGGGTGGTGAGGCTCATTCAAGCAGCCGCATCCGAAACACTAACCATCTAACGACCATCTTCTCTGCATCTGTGTTCCGTAGGTATTCGGTGCGAGAGTCGCTGTCCGCTCGGTTACTACGGTGAGAACTGCAACGAAATCTGTACCTGTCACAACAATTCGTCCTGCGATCCGACCACCGGTGACTGTATCTGTTCGCGTGGATGGACCGGTCCGACCTGCAGTGATCCGTGTCCGGCCGGCTTCTTTGGTCACGGGTGTCTCGAGAAGTGTCCCGGGGCGAGCGACAGTGGCAGTAGCTCGAAGAGCAACCGAACGTGCAATCCCATCACGGGCAAGTACAGCTGTCCGCCCGGGTACATTGGGCCAACGTGCGAGCATCCGTGCTCGTCCGGGTTCTTCGGACAGGACTGCCTGCAGACGTGTAGCTGCAAGAATGGTGGCGAATGTTCGCACGTCACCGGCAAGTGCCAGTGTCCGCCCGGCTGGACCGGGACGCGGTGCGAGAAGGCGTGCGAGGACATGTTCTACGGGACGAACTGTAGTCAGCGCTGCAACTGCCACAACAATGCCAAGTGCCGGAAGAACGATGGAAACTGTAACTGCGAGGCCGGCTGGATGGGCCACCGGTGCGATGAGGTGTGCCCGGACGGGTTCTACGGCAATCACTGCATGAAGACGTGCGAGTGTCCGCCCGGCAACTTTGTGTGCCACGCGGCCAAAGGATGCGTCTGTTCGACGGGCTACACCGGGAAGAACTGTGACGAGCGGATGACGAACCGGTTCGTGCAGGAGCGCGTCGATGAAGGTGAGCCAAGACAGGATGTAATGGGAATCGTGGTagggtttttcgtttttagGGAAGGATTTTCAGTGCGGAAACCGTGTGCCGGACCTATACTTAGCATTCTTATTATCCCCCTTTTGCCTACGGAAGAGGAAATTACCGAAATGAATGGCCACGGTTCGATTGCGTACAACATTTCCATCGTCCTCATGAACACTACGACGAACTACGATCATCGCGAGTTGCAGCAAAACCACCTTGATCACGCACGGGATCACGCCGTGGCAGCCCTGTTCAACGTGACGATCGTGTTCCCACTGCGGGCCAATCGTTTTATGCTCGTGTACAACCAAACACACTCGCTACGGCCCGGCCACCAGGTAACGCTGGTTTACCGTAAGAACGGGTTTTTGGACGTAACGTTGGTACGCGCAACGGCCTACGTAACGATGCGGACGGACGTTACGAACGTGCTGGAAACGttcatcaacaccaccagctATGCGTTCCGTCCGGTGGCGGAAAGTGCCGCACCCGCCGCAACGCAGGGTGATCACGTTGCGGTAAACCTATCGTACGTTAACCTTCAGTCGAGCAGCGAGGATCGGGGAAGTGGTGCCAGAACCATAGAGCTACACCAGGGACAGAAGATCGTCATTCGCTTGGTTAAAGAAACGACAAATGAGGATGATCGGGAGAATGAGGAGGACGACACCCAAACTGTCACTCCATTCGAAGGAACAGAAGTCACGGAGATGATAACTTCAGATAGTGTCACCGCAAGCAACGGAAGTTCAACGGATACAGCAACTGCTGATTATTGGGAAACCTCAGAGGATCCTTTGATCGATGCAAGTCACACTGTTACCGGAATTTTGGAAGTCACAACGGAAGAAGTGGTTCACACACCCGACGAAGGCCTGGTCACGACGGTGGCAATTGTTGATGCCGGTGGTCCGTTCGGGGAGGAGCCCCACGATGAAGGCGCGACGCTTCGCACGGTTGCCGAAGTAACTACTGAAAGCGCGATCGATTCTAGTGCCGCCGAGCGTATCGTCGACTTCGATCGGCGATCCGgtaaattgtgtgtgtgtgtgtggagagaTTGCTTGCTGTCCGGTTGAGTGAATCGTTAGCACACTGCCTTCGGCACGCATTTTAAGTGGTTACTTATTGTTTCAAAGATTAGC encodes:
- the LOC128276175 gene encoding protein draper-like, whose protein sequence is STVTITIPREEAYQERYQKWCLGIPPRCSAYRIKIRTVNETTTIIKQQIVKKCCVGYTLSEDGMRCVPECKAGCRHGQCVEPDYCRCEQGYAGKTCNIQCPPNLWGSDCSQRCKCTNNSTCNAADGSCWCQRGFKGQYCEETCASDRFGQDCAERCQCHNGGKCDHVSGECYCAAGFTGPLCTESCPAGTHGAQCQSKCRCQNGGTCDPVTGECICPAGYTGTVCANRCQPGRYGLKCAERCECFNGADCDRVTGQCSCAPGFMGSKCLDSCPHNRYGIDCSETCRCQNGATCDTSDGRCTCADGWTGADCGQRLCPAKRFGANCTEQCECEWNNTKMCHPWTGKCLCQPGWSNSACDRPCRFLRYGQDCQLPCKCKNSSPCSHIDGTCLCISGFKGDNCEEPCSNNTYGQNCSERCQCMNGATCEGDSGKCFCAAGWQGIKCDRPCDAQHFGADCREQCRCGNAGVCNPVNGQCSCPAGWTGELCEQKCSSGRFGQNCGQVCDCHLENTLVCNATTGRCICKADWGGIRCESRCPLGYYGENCNEICTCHNNSSCDPTTGDCICSRGWTGPTCSDPCPAGFFGHGCLEKCPGASDSGSSSKSNRTCNPITGKYSCPPGYIGPTCEHPCSSGFFGQDCLQTCSCKNGGECSHVTGKCQCPPGWTGTRCEKACEDMFYGTNCSQRCNCHNNAKCRKNDGNCNCEAGWMGHRCDEVCPDGFYGNHCMKTCECPPGNFVCHAAKGCVCSTGYTGKNCDERMTNRFVQERVDEAGNIGTLWTIVLMVLFATVVLILMLYYRRRVANLRAEVNHVVNYMTQEQPSHFDNPVYARTGSGPSGPNGSCLTAVPPLDARTGLLRGVLPNSLCSVLTTGHRHTPNHDKYSYPDNNEHGTDKSYSIHYYPEQSLKNLEADLTNPNYYKDHVYDEIGLKDSMADTEYDHLDYSRAGSSHKAHYFRMPDEGAVGGSPLVPNGNIVAAGGSTGGPLMTPGGSPKPINVINNLSAPRYMQTAANQAAPSSSSSAAAVVTGNDLSSSSNSSPTPPESPPPLPHHHHRRDHEHDRTSGGSSSSTSTTATLHLVPEVGTDDGGSIYVPMLGGAGHGAEPGTSPSTSSSSSSSGGGGTKIPDHQLNIKE